The proteins below come from a single Prochlorococcus marinus CUG1415 genomic window:
- a CDS encoding vitamin K epoxide reductase family protein: MALKTLKSRNQKDLKWPKIIIAILSTIGLVDTGSITLKNWGLFPSLSCPGIQNGCETVLNSPWGTLFENNQINIPLSLAGFITYLSILVITLILSLNLISPKEKLNKFLWWLIFLISCASSTFSILLINIMFLKIQAYCFFCILSAILSFSIFIISMIGAKFESREPMIFRGFMIAISVLLGGLIWSNKIDPSNALGVPSPTENVSPIITTSSSPQKVKFAKFLRDNNIVLYSAYWCPHCHDQKQLFGKEAVKELKLVECAKDGKDNQYDLCQTKGINGFPSWEINGEIFSGTRDLNDLAIQTGYQGDSNF, translated from the coding sequence ATGGCGCTAAAGACTTTAAAAAGTAGAAATCAGAAAGATTTGAAATGGCCAAAAATCATAATCGCAATTCTTAGCACTATAGGCTTAGTTGACACAGGTTCCATTACTTTAAAAAACTGGGGGTTATTTCCTTCTCTTTCATGCCCAGGAATACAAAATGGTTGTGAAACAGTTTTAAATAGTCCTTGGGGTACTTTATTTGAAAACAATCAAATTAATATCCCTCTTTCATTAGCAGGATTTATAACTTATTTATCGATATTAGTTATCACATTAATACTTTCACTTAATTTAATTTCTCCAAAAGAAAAGCTAAATAAGTTTTTGTGGTGGTTAATTTTTCTCATTTCTTGTGCCTCCTCCACATTTAGTATTTTGTTAATCAATATAATGTTTTTGAAGATTCAAGCATATTGTTTTTTTTGTATACTTTCAGCAATATTATCGTTTTCTATCTTTATAATTTCTATGATTGGAGCAAAGTTTGAAAGTAGAGAACCTATGATTTTTAGAGGTTTCATGATAGCCATAAGTGTCCTGCTAGGAGGCCTAATTTGGTCAAATAAAATTGACCCTTCTAATGCTCTTGGTGTTCCAAGCCCAACTGAAAATGTATCACCTATAATTACCACTTCAAGCTCTCCCCAAAAGGTGAAATTTGCAAAATTCTTGAGAGATAATAATATTGTTCTCTATAGCGCATATTGGTGCCCGCATTGTCACGATCAAAAACAACTATTTGGAAAAGAAGCAGTGAAAGAATTAAAACTAGTTGAATGTGCTAAAGATGGCAAAGATAATCAGTATGATCTATGCCAAACGAAAGGAATTAATGGATTTCCTTCTTGGGAAATAAATGGAGAAATCTTTAGTGGTACCCGCGACTTGAATGATTTAGCGATACAGACCGGCTATCAAGGCGATTCTAATTTTTAA
- the rimO gene encoding 30S ribosomal protein S12 methylthiotransferase RimO yields the protein MKQNNLNVEDTKLSKVAFSHVGCEKNLVDTEHMQGLLDKEGYEVDSNINDANVVVVNTCSFIETAREESIRKILEYTNQGKKVIVAGCMAQHFKDELLKEIPEIKGLVGTGDYQKIAKVLNRVEKGEIVNEVSKIPEFIADEETPRFVDKNKFVAYLRIAEGCNYNCAFCIIPKLRGPQRSRTIESIVSEAKSLAKQGIQEIILISQITTNYGQDIYGKPSLAKLLNKLSKVPIPWIRIHYAYPTGLTDEVIRAFKDSKNIVPYFDLPLQHSHPDVLKSMNRPWQASLNESILEKIREEIPSAVLRTSLIVGFPGEKKEHFQHLLAFLDRHKFDHVGVFIFSPEEGTAAFDLPNKVSTEVAEARKDNVISVQQNISKDKNQSYVGSTMKILVEKISDNKELIGRSYNFAPEIDGNVILSINAKNDLKNYIGKFVEANIAFADEYDLYGETIKIL from the coding sequence GTGAAACAAAATAATCTCAATGTTGAAGATACAAAACTTTCTAAGGTTGCGTTTAGTCATGTTGGTTGTGAAAAAAATCTTGTTGATACTGAACATATGCAAGGCTTATTAGATAAAGAGGGTTATGAAGTTGACAGCAATATAAATGATGCAAATGTTGTTGTTGTAAATACTTGCAGTTTTATTGAAACAGCTAGAGAAGAATCTATTAGAAAAATTCTAGAATATACAAATCAAGGCAAGAAAGTAATAGTTGCAGGCTGTATGGCTCAGCATTTTAAAGATGAACTTCTAAAAGAAATCCCTGAAATAAAAGGTTTGGTTGGAACAGGAGATTATCAAAAGATAGCCAAGGTTTTGAATAGAGTAGAAAAAGGGGAAATCGTTAATGAAGTTTCAAAAATACCGGAATTTATTGCAGATGAGGAAACACCTCGTTTTGTAGATAAAAACAAATTTGTTGCTTATCTTCGTATTGCTGAAGGCTGCAACTATAATTGCGCTTTTTGTATTATTCCTAAGTTGAGAGGTCCTCAAAGAAGTAGAACAATAGAATCTATAGTTTCTGAAGCCAAAAGTCTTGCAAAGCAGGGTATTCAAGAAATCATATTAATTAGTCAAATAACAACTAATTATGGTCAAGATATTTATGGAAAACCATCATTAGCCAAACTTTTGAATAAGCTTTCTAAAGTTCCAATCCCTTGGATAAGGATACATTATGCTTATCCGACGGGTTTAACTGACGAAGTTATTAGAGCTTTCAAAGATTCAAAGAATATAGTGCCTTACTTTGATTTACCACTTCAGCATAGTCATCCAGATGTGTTGAAGAGTATGAATAGACCTTGGCAGGCTTCTTTGAATGAATCAATTTTGGAGAAAATTAGAGAAGAAATTCCATCTGCCGTATTAAGAACTAGTCTCATTGTTGGTTTCCCAGGAGAAAAAAAAGAACATTTTCAACATCTTCTCGCATTTTTGGATAGGCACAAATTTGATCATGTGGGAGTGTTTATTTTTTCTCCTGAGGAAGGCACTGCAGCTTTTGATTTGCCAAATAAAGTATCCACAGAGGTTGCAGAGGCAAGAAAAGATAACGTTATCTCAGTTCAACAAAATATCTCTAAAGATAAAAATCAGTCATATGTTGGTTCAACAATGAAGATTTTGGTAGAAAAAATATCAGATAATAAAGAATTAATAGGTCGGTCTTACAATTTCGCGCCTGAAATTGACGGAAATGTGATTTTATCTATTAATGCTAAGAATGATTTGAAAAATTATATTGGTAAATTTGTTGAAGCAAATATTGCTTTTGCGGATGAATATGATTTGTATGGAGAGACTATTAAAATTTTGTAG
- the petL gene encoding cytochrome b6-f complex subunit PetL, translating into MNIIFYFAFIGFGFGAAFVLDRLLRAVKLI; encoded by the coding sequence ATGAACATCATTTTCTATTTTGCATTTATTGGTTTTGGTTTTGGAGCTGCTTTCGTATTAGATAGGCTCTTAAGAGCAGTTAAATTAATTTAA
- a CDS encoding DUF4346 domain-containing protein, with protein sequence MDYSKSFDEKIKIDNNLSNRYIDLDPNGYFIIKVDLEENKIILEHFLNNINDAGYALDPETNEPIKCDSQNKRVSNEVFEGISAKQLGILITEERNDLITRFDHALYLGRELQKAEECLYNKLPYIQD encoded by the coding sequence ATGGATTATAGTAAAAGTTTCGATGAAAAAATAAAGATTGATAATAATCTATCCAACCGATATATAGACTTAGATCCAAACGGTTATTTTATTATAAAAGTAGATTTAGAAGAAAATAAAATAATTTTAGAGCACTTTCTAAATAATATTAATGATGCAGGCTATGCGCTTGACCCAGAAACAAATGAACCAATTAAATGCGACTCTCAAAATAAAAGAGTTAGTAATGAAGTTTTTGAAGGTATTAGTGCGAAACAACTTGGAATATTGATTACTGAAGAAAGAAATGACTTAATAACCAGATTCGATCATGCTCTATATTTAGGCCGGGAACTACAAAAAGCAGAAGAATGTTTATACAACAAATTACCATATATCCAAGATTAA
- a CDS encoding peptidogalycan biosysnthesis protein, with amino-acid sequence MNQKIHKVEVKLSIKEISKEKWNELANEINNPFYEWTWLKNLEISKSVSRETGWQPLYFVAYKNEEILGIAPLFLKNHSYGEFIFDQSFARLAQELNLNYYPKLIGMSPYSPVNGYQFLYKKNKDKKEITNLLINHIESFAITNKILSCNFLYIDESWGKHLKSLGYHEWINSSSEWRSNGEKTFDDFLSRFNSNQRKNIKKERKSITKQDIKVEIFNEDDITQEILKKMHNFYEQHCSRWGVWGSKYLTSTFFEEIVDNKNNLLLFSASKNDSNDIFAMSMCVKNKNNLWGRYWGSQEEKSNLHFELCYYQPIEWAIKNSIHLFDPGAGGKHKRRRGFFAKSTISLHKWFDKNMENIIYPWLNAVNKQTEMEIDFENKSIPFK; translated from the coding sequence ATGAACCAAAAAATACATAAAGTTGAAGTCAAATTGTCAATTAAGGAAATCTCCAAGGAGAAATGGAATGAATTAGCAAATGAAATCAATAATCCATTTTATGAATGGACTTGGCTTAAAAACCTTGAAATATCAAAAAGTGTTTCAAGAGAAACTGGTTGGCAGCCTCTATATTTTGTTGCTTATAAAAATGAAGAAATCTTAGGAATTGCTCCACTTTTTTTAAAAAATCATAGCTATGGAGAATTCATTTTTGACCAATCATTTGCGAGATTGGCTCAAGAGCTGAATTTAAATTATTACCCTAAATTAATTGGAATGAGTCCTTATAGTCCTGTAAATGGATATCAATTTCTTTATAAAAAAAATAAAGATAAGAAAGAAATTACAAATTTACTTATAAACCATATCGAAAGCTTTGCGATTACAAACAAAATTTTAAGTTGTAATTTCTTATATATTGATGAAAGCTGGGGCAAACATCTTAAATCTTTGGGATACCATGAATGGATAAATTCCAGCAGTGAATGGAGGAGTAACGGAGAAAAAACGTTTGATGATTTTCTTTCTAGATTTAACTCTAATCAGAGAAAAAATATAAAAAAAGAGAGAAAATCAATTACTAAACAAGATATTAAAGTAGAAATTTTTAATGAAGATGATATCACCCAAGAAATCCTGAAAAAAATGCATAATTTTTATGAACAGCATTGTTCGAGGTGGGGAGTTTGGGGAAGTAAATATCTAACATCTACATTTTTCGAAGAAATTGTTGATAATAAAAATAATCTTTTACTTTTTAGCGCATCAAAAAATGATTCAAATGATATTTTTGCGATGTCGATGTGCGTTAAAAATAAAAACAACTTATGGGGTAGATATTGGGGTAGTCAAGAAGAAAAATCTAATTTACATTTTGAATTATGCTACTACCAGCCAATTGAATGGGCAATAAAAAATAGTATCCATTTGTTTGATCCCGGAGCAGGTGGTAAACATAAAAGGCGGAGGGGTTTTTTTGCGAAAAGCACCATTAGCTTGCATAAGTGGTTTGACAAAAATATGGAAAATATAATTTATCCTTGGCTAAATGCAGTTAATAAACAAACCGAGATGGAAATTGATTTTGAAAATAAATCTATACCCTTTAAATAA
- a CDS encoding RibD family protein — protein MSIPRVIIVIASSLDGRIAFPGGGESHLGSEEDKKMLNQNLSMVDATIFGLGTLIAHQSTYLIKNINDNNVVNISKSQPISIVASNSKKFNSNWKYFRQPIRRWLISSIKVDNSSNIDFEKQIFFEDSWGKTLISLKQQGINDLALLGGAKLINSFIKEDLITDIKITIIPRIIGGKYTWIPPEQTNEIFNLKRLWEIKSIQNLMNNEIHVHYKKI, from the coding sequence TTGAGTATCCCAAGAGTAATAATTGTTATAGCATCTAGTCTGGATGGGAGAATTGCATTTCCTGGAGGTGGAGAATCGCATCTTGGAAGCGAAGAAGATAAAAAAATGTTAAACCAAAACTTATCAATGGTTGACGCCACCATTTTTGGTTTAGGTACTTTAATAGCTCATCAATCAACTTACCTAATTAAAAATATCAATGATAATAACGTAGTAAATATATCAAAAAGCCAACCAATTTCTATAGTTGCTTCAAATAGCAAAAAATTTAACAGTAATTGGAAATACTTTCGTCAACCAATTAGAAGATGGCTAATAAGCTCAATTAAAGTTGATAATTCGTCAAATATTGACTTCGAGAAACAAATCTTTTTCGAAGATTCATGGGGGAAAACTTTAATTTCACTCAAACAACAAGGAATAAATGATCTAGCTCTTTTGGGAGGTGCAAAACTTATAAATTCATTTATAAAAGAGGATCTAATAACAGATATAAAAATTACAATAATTCCACGAATTATTGGAGGTAAATATACATGGATCCCTCCAGAACAAACTAATGAGATTTTTAATCTCAAAAGACTATGGGAAATAAAATCAATTCAAAATTTAATGAATAATGAAATCCACGTTCATTACAAAAAAATTTGA
- a CDS encoding 6-pyruvoyl trahydropterin synthase family protein — MTSTQSKPLHGKGRECVITRRACFSSSHRYWLPEKSPEENLSLFGKCSIAPGHGHNYELIVSMGGELDSDGMVLNLSDVKHAIKDKVTGQLDFRFLNDVWPEFNVNNQEGILPTTEALVKVIWNRLKDDLPLTSLRLYENPNLWADYFGKNMEAFLTVQTHFAAAHRLAKEEISFDENKKIYGKCARVNGHGHNYLVDITVKGDIDKRTGMVCDLSALQEIINDLVVEQLDHTFLNKDIEFFHNCVPTAENIALYISDILKQPIDNLGATLHKIRLQESPNNAAEIYVDQKLTNSLKLKFENSLVTQT; from the coding sequence ATGACTTCTACACAATCCAAACCATTACATGGAAAAGGACGTGAATGCGTCATAACTCGACGTGCCTGCTTTAGTTCTAGTCACCGTTATTGGCTTCCTGAAAAAAGCCCAGAAGAAAATTTATCTCTTTTTGGAAAGTGCAGTATTGCACCAGGTCATGGTCATAATTATGAACTTATTGTTTCAATGGGTGGAGAACTAGACTCTGATGGAATGGTACTTAATCTCTCTGATGTAAAACACGCTATTAAAGATAAGGTTACTGGACAATTAGATTTTCGTTTTTTAAATGATGTCTGGCCTGAATTTAATGTTAATAATCAAGAGGGTATACTTCCCACAACTGAAGCATTAGTAAAGGTAATTTGGAATCGTCTAAAGGATGATTTACCTCTTACAAGTCTAAGGCTTTATGAAAACCCAAATTTATGGGCAGATTATTTTGGAAAAAACATGGAAGCATTTTTAACAGTACAAACTCATTTTGCAGCCGCTCATAGACTTGCAAAAGAAGAGATATCCTTTGATGAAAATAAAAAAATCTATGGGAAATGTGCGAGAGTTAATGGACATGGTCATAATTATCTTGTCGATATAACTGTAAAAGGAGATATTGATAAAAGAACAGGAATGGTTTGCGACTTATCTGCCCTCCAAGAGATCATTAATGATTTGGTTGTTGAACAACTAGATCATACTTTTCTAAATAAAGACATCGAATTTTTTCATAATTGTGTTCCAACTGCTGAAAATATAGCTTTATATATTTCTGATATTCTTAAACAACCAATAGATAACCTTGGTGCAACATTACACAAAATCAGACTCCAAGAGAGCCCTAATAATGCTGCAGAAATTTATGTTGATCAAAAGTTAACCAATTCATTGAAGTTGAAATTTGAAAATAGTTTAGTGACACAAACTTGA
- a CDS encoding shikimate kinase has translation MEQSIIEKTVDTIKGRSIFLIGMMGSGKSQTGLKLAELLKYKYIDLDSLIEKLAKKSINQIFNDEGEDNFRELEAQCLKETIKIPSLVISTGGGIVTKSENWGILRQGIIAWIDLDKDIAIERLKNEIENRPLLQGKNLNDLYMNIFQSRENLYSQADLRIQVKMENIEEVAMKIINAIHKEIIS, from the coding sequence ATGGAACAATCCATTATCGAAAAAACAGTTGATACTATCAAGGGCAGAAGCATATTTTTAATAGGTATGATGGGTTCTGGTAAGTCACAAACTGGTTTGAAGCTGGCTGAATTATTGAAGTATAAATACATTGATTTAGATTCATTAATAGAGAAGTTGGCAAAAAAATCTATCAATCAAATTTTTAATGATGAAGGAGAAGATAATTTCCGTGAATTAGAAGCACAGTGCCTCAAAGAAACTATCAAAATTCCTTCATTAGTAATCTCAACTGGGGGAGGAATAGTTACCAAATCGGAAAACTGGGGAATCTTAAGACAGGGAATAATTGCTTGGATAGATCTCGATAAAGATATAGCCATTGAAAGATTGAAAAATGAAATTGAAAACAGGCCACTGCTTCAGGGAAAGAATCTAAATGATTTATATATGAACATTTTTCAATCTAGAGAAAATTTGTATTCTCAAGCAGATTTAAGAATTCAGGTAAAAATGGAAAATATTGAAGAAGTTGCTATGAAAATAATCAATGCAATTCATAAAGAAATAATTAGTTAA
- a CDS encoding chlororespiratory reduction protein 7, with product MSNPLIRASDHYVLLEPDSKEKIVSKQEAILWLKNWLSKTETQTIYQNINDPDQEFFEELLESTYELEIKLGYVIKWFAVRIEPD from the coding sequence ATGTCAAATCCACTAATAAGAGCATCAGATCATTATGTATTATTAGAACCAGATTCAAAAGAAAAAATTGTATCAAAGCAAGAAGCAATTTTATGGTTAAAGAATTGGCTTAGTAAGACAGAGACACAAACAATATATCAAAATATAAACGATCCTGATCAGGAATTTTTTGAAGAATTATTGGAAAGCACTTATGAATTAGAAATAAAGTTAGGATACGTTATCAAATGGTTTGCAGTAAGGATTGAACCAGATTAA
- a CDS encoding DUF6816 family protein produces MKILLGLILCLTFQGIFLECSFALADSNVREFLENRVNQWPALYLPTFKLPDTSKDLIYPKWFEGNWLVTSQDIINDSEQPVIYKVNFFKNDADLIVGNRAKNSESIGKEIFGDTLIKVVNDPQSINNQITYLKDDFYIDSRITGRKQIQDDDIFFADELVIQTAHKPGASRINQVETISKFQKCSEEILEVNMSKRSSICGVQYVASYGSKVGDPSIHAIKTNKYKLTFEFIES; encoded by the coding sequence ATGAAAATTCTTCTTGGATTAATTCTTTGCTTGACTTTTCAAGGGATTTTTTTAGAATGCTCTTTTGCTCTAGCAGATTCTAACGTACGAGAGTTCTTGGAAAATCGTGTAAATCAATGGCCAGCATTATATTTGCCAACTTTTAAATTACCTGATACTTCTAAAGATTTAATTTATCCTAAATGGTTCGAGGGGAATTGGCTTGTTACCTCTCAAGATATAATTAATGATTCAGAACAGCCAGTTATTTATAAAGTCAATTTCTTTAAGAATGATGCAGATTTAATTGTTGGTAATCGTGCAAAAAATTCTGAATCTATTGGAAAAGAAATATTTGGTGACACCTTAATCAAGGTTGTAAATGATCCTCAATCAATTAATAATCAAATTACTTATTTAAAAGATGATTTTTACATTGATTCAAGGATTACAGGGAGAAAGCAGATTCAAGATGATGATATTTTTTTCGCCGATGAGCTAGTTATTCAAACAGCCCATAAACCAGGGGCTTCTAGGATTAATCAAGTCGAGACTATTAGTAAGTTTCAAAAATGTTCAGAAGAAATATTGGAAGTTAATATGTCAAAGAGGTCATCCATTTGTGGAGTGCAATATGTTGCTTCTTATGGTTCAAAAGTTGGTGATCCTTCTATCCATGCTATTAAAACAAATAAATATAAATTGACTTTTGAATTTATTGAGAGTTAG
- a CDS encoding glutathione S-transferase family protein, whose translation MITLYQFRHSAFCLKTRMALHAKKLEYRVEEVTPGIGQFEIFKLSGQKQVPIIVDSNDQIINDSSTICAYIDKKNDHNQLFPEDPILFAQCKLIENWADTTMAATCRKALIKSAIENPQLRTALLPDEIPSSVKSIFDKLPFKNLSKISKVVLSSKDNLELQKLLEALSKSLINKKYLVGDSLSIADISIAAQLSLLKFPNSAGPILAGEGSQEYINNPYLENLFIWRNNLEEYLFSANSQ comes from the coding sequence ATGATTACATTATATCAATTTAGGCATAGTGCGTTTTGTTTAAAAACAAGAATGGCTCTTCATGCCAAAAAACTAGAATATCGAGTTGAAGAAGTAACACCTGGAATAGGTCAATTTGAAATCTTCAAATTATCAGGTCAAAAACAAGTCCCTATAATAGTTGATAGTAATGATCAAATTATTAATGACTCTTCAACTATTTGCGCATATATAGATAAAAAAAATGATCACAATCAACTCTTTCCTGAAGATCCAATATTATTTGCACAATGCAAACTAATTGAAAACTGGGCAGATACTACAATGGCTGCAACTTGCAGAAAAGCTTTAATCAAATCTGCAATAGAAAATCCACAGCTAAGAACTGCATTACTCCCAGATGAAATACCTTCTTCAGTTAAAAGTATTTTTGATAAATTACCTTTTAAAAATCTTAGTAAAATCTCTAAGGTAGTTTTGTCTTCCAAAGATAATTTAGAACTTCAAAAATTACTAGAAGCATTATCAAAATCCTTAATCAACAAAAAATATTTAGTTGGAGATAGTTTATCAATTGCAGATATTTCAATTGCAGCTCAATTATCCCTTCTTAAATTCCCAAACTCTGCAGGACCGATTCTTGCGGGAGAGGGAAGTCAAGAATACATAAATAACCCTTATCTAGAAAATCTTTTCATATGGAGGAACAATTTAGAAGAATATCTTTTTAGTGCTAACTCTCAATAA
- a CDS encoding DUF751 family protein has product MGEFFSNVARYPKYLISIIVGGLVALLEPFFKNRSNPLTIVGLISSVISAFITVYFVLQAMTNPLNL; this is encoded by the coding sequence ATGGGCGAATTTTTCTCTAATGTTGCAAGATATCCCAAGTATTTAATATCCATTATTGTTGGGGGACTTGTTGCACTGCTTGAACCTTTTTTTAAAAATAGATCAAATCCATTGACAATAGTAGGTTTGATATCTTCTGTTATAAGTGCTTTCATAACTGTTTATTTTGTCTTGCAAGCGATGACAAATCCACTAAATTTATAA
- the rbfA gene encoding 30S ribosome-binding factor RbfA: MPNNYRLAKVSSLLKREITLILQNDLENDLIRDHFVNISKIDLSGDLQHCKIYITSTAKETLRKEIVANLNTAKSSIRHNLGKRIEMRRVPEIIFKDDIILDKGLSVLKLLDELKNKNQDNNNFEDKDANS, translated from the coding sequence ATGCCAAATAATTACCGTCTTGCAAAAGTTTCCTCTCTTTTGAAGAGAGAAATAACACTTATTTTGCAAAATGATTTGGAAAATGATCTTATTAGAGATCATTTCGTCAATATTTCTAAGATTGATTTATCAGGCGATTTACAACACTGTAAAATTTACATAACTTCAACTGCCAAAGAGACATTAAGGAAAGAGATCGTGGCAAATTTGAATACCGCTAAAAGTTCCATAAGACACAATTTAGGAAAAAGAATAGAGATGAGAAGAGTTCCAGAGATAATTTTTAAAGACGATATTATTCTTGATAAAGGATTATCAGTCTTGAAACTTCTTGATGAATTAAAAAATAAAAATCAAGACAATAATAATTTTGAGGATAAAGATGCCAATAGTTGA
- a CDS encoding uroporphyrinogen-III synthase — MPIVDLPLDQRNIIITRSKEGILDIKKIFTKKGANIYDFPAISIGDPDDLNPLDEALNQINDFHWIIFSSSNGIKFVDKRLRYFNSSLKVCSKKTKIAVVGEKTAKTLEDLGIKADFIPPEYVAESLIDNFPISGYGLRVFLPRVQTGGRDLIADEFRKAGSRVLEVAAYETRCPESIPEKTINVISNRKVDAFIFSSGKTVSNSAFLLEKEFGKEWLKYLDQTRLLTIGPQTTKICQKFFGRVDSQAEKYTFEGLLDVAINILR; from the coding sequence ATGCCAATAGTTGATCTCCCCCTTGATCAAAGGAATATAATTATCACTCGATCAAAAGAGGGGATATTAGATATAAAAAAAATATTTACAAAAAAGGGCGCCAATATATATGATTTCCCTGCAATAAGTATTGGTGATCCTGATGATTTAAATCCTCTGGACGAAGCATTAAATCAAATAAATGATTTTCATTGGATTATTTTTTCTAGTAGTAATGGGATCAAATTTGTTGATAAAAGACTTAGATATTTTAATAGTTCATTAAAAGTGTGTTCTAAAAAAACAAAAATTGCTGTAGTCGGAGAAAAAACTGCAAAAACTCTTGAAGATTTAGGGATTAAGGCTGATTTCATACCCCCAGAATATGTTGCCGAAAGTTTAATTGATAATTTTCCAATATCTGGATATGGACTGCGAGTATTTTTGCCAAGAGTCCAAACAGGAGGAAGGGATCTAATTGCAGATGAATTTAGAAAGGCTGGTTCGCGTGTATTGGAGGTTGCAGCGTATGAAACTAGATGTCCTGAGTCAATCCCAGAGAAGACAATTAATGTTATTTCTAATCGAAAAGTCGATGCATTTATTTTCTCAAGTGGCAAAACTGTATCAAATTCTGCTTTTTTACTAGAAAAAGAGTTTGGTAAAGAATGGTTAAAATATTTAGACCAAACTAGATTGTTAACTATTGGACCTCAAACAACAAAAATATGCCAAAAGTTTTTTGGCAGAGTTGATAGTCAGGCAGAAAAATATACCTTTGAAGGACTCCTGGATGTAGCAATTAATATTCTTCGTTAG
- a CDS encoding SRPBCC family protein, which yields MGTWLKHDVITVVNTPLENVWNTWSDLDSMSLWMSWIESVKTVDEETNTLPDLTEWTLAANGFRFKWKAQITERVDKSKLKWKSIGGLPTEGSVVFESKSDQITTVNLTITYELPKMIARFMEENILGKMVTNELQANLDRFKELVEKNYKQDSSNEEY from the coding sequence ATGGGTACTTGGCTAAAACATGACGTAATAACAGTTGTTAATACGCCTCTTGAAAATGTTTGGAATACATGGAGCGATTTAGACTCTATGTCACTTTGGATGAGCTGGATTGAATCTGTAAAAACAGTTGATGAAGAGACTAATACGTTACCTGATTTAACAGAATGGACTTTAGCTGCTAATGGCTTTAGGTTTAAATGGAAAGCTCAAATTACAGAAAGGGTCGACAAAAGCAAACTTAAATGGAAATCTATAGGAGGTTTACCAACTGAAGGATCAGTAGTTTTCGAAAGTAAAAGTGATCAAATCACAACGGTAAATTTAACCATAACTTATGAGCTACCTAAAATGATTGCGCGGTTTATGGAAGAAAATATTTTAGGCAAAATGGTTACTAACGAATTACAGGCTAATCTTGATAGATTTAAAGAATTAGTTGAGAAAAATTATAAACAAGATTCTTCTAACGAAGAATATTAA